The Persephonella sp. KM09-Lau-8 nucleotide sequence GGCGGACACAAAAGAAAATACAGAATAATAGACTTTAAAAGAGACAAATGGGGTGTTCCTGCAAAAGTTGCAGCAATAGAGTATGACCCTAACAGGTCAGCAAGAATAGCACTTCTCCATTATGCAGATGGAGAAAAAAGATATATTATCTGGCCAGAAGGACTTAAAGTTGGAGATACAGTTGTTGCTGGACCAGATGCAGAAATAAAAGTAGGGAACGCCCTTCCACTTGAGAACATTCCAGTTGGTACATTTGTTCATAACATTGAACTTACACCGGGAAAAGGTGGGCAGCTTGCAAGAGCTGCAGGAATGTCTGCTCAGATACTTGGAAGACAGGGAGATTACATACAGCTCAGACTTCCATCTGGAGAGATCAGACTTGTTCACAAAAAATGTATGGCTACTATTGGAACAGTAGGACTTGCAGAGCATGAGCTTGTCAAATTAGGTAAAGCAGGTAGAGCAAGATGGCTTGGAATAAGACCAACTGTTAGAGGAACAGCCATGAACCCTGTTGACCACCCACACGGTGGTGGTGAAGGTAAAACCTTCGGTAAACATCCTGTTTCTCCATGGGGACAGCCTACAAAAGGTTACAAAACCAGACGTGGAGCCAAATATTCTGACAAATTCATTATCAAACGTAGAGGTAAATAACCATGGGATACAAAGGTAAATGGAACGAAAGAAATAAAAATCCATACGTAAATGAAAAAATACTCAAAAAAATAAGAAAAATGAATGAAACCGGTGAAAGAAAGGTTATAAAAGTATGGGATAGAGCCTGCACCATTACAGAAGAGATGGTGGGGCATACAATAGCCGTTTACAACGGTATGAAATTTATACCTGTATATATCCAGCCGGAAATGGTTGGACATAAGCTTGGTGAGTTCTCTTTAACAAGAACATTTAGAGGACATCCTGACAAATCAGCTAAAGCTGTCAAGAAAAAATAAGAGGTGAAAGAAAATGGCAGAAGCTACTAAAAATTTAGAAGCAAGAGCTATCTTAAGATATGCCAGAACATCACCTACAAAAGCAAGACAGGTGATTAATCAGATAAGAGGCAAAGATGTTGGACAGGCACTTGCTCTTCTTC carries:
- the rplB gene encoding 50S ribosomal protein L2, translated to MGVRKLKPVTNGTRHAILYDFSEITKKEPEKSLVEPLKSKAGRNNQGRITVRHKGGGHKRKYRIIDFKRDKWGVPAKVAAIEYDPNRSARIALLHYADGEKRYIIWPEGLKVGDTVVAGPDAEIKVGNALPLENIPVGTFVHNIELTPGKGGQLARAAGMSAQILGRQGDYIQLRLPSGEIRLVHKKCMATIGTVGLAEHELVKLGKAGRARWLGIRPTVRGTAMNPVDHPHGGGEGKTFGKHPVSPWGQPTKGYKTRRGAKYSDKFIIKRRGK
- the rpsS gene encoding 30S ribosomal protein S19 — its product is MGYKGKWNERNKNPYVNEKILKKIRKMNETGERKVIKVWDRACTITEEMVGHTIAVYNGMKFIPVYIQPEMVGHKLGEFSLTRTFRGHPDKSAKAVKKK